The genomic DNA GTATTTGTAAGTCTCATCTGAAACATTATAGAGTCACAGATGACATTGGAGCTATATTTAACCACAGTGCTTGTCAAAAGAGCGTCCATGTAAGCAGCCAGGGGATTAGCTCAACTACATTTGCGCTAGCAGATATTGGATTTAGAGGTAATTCAAAAAGGTAATTCATAGACAAGTCACCATGTATTAAATTGTATGTACAGGAACAACAACTCAACCAGTTTATTTCATTAAGCATTTAATGAAATGTATGAGAATCTAGgctatttttatttcttcatctaaccAACTTCTACGAAACCCCGGAAGTGACatggagacagaaaaaaaaattaacaaaaataaaaaaaataaaaaaacatgtgctGGGGACAAGAATCTTTGtgtgatcttgactttgttttgcaagatcttgagttttatttgtgagatgttgactttgacatggaagaaaaaaagaaagaaattaaataataaataaaaaattatatttttttcctccatccaAATTCATCCATTtcatggaggggaaaaaaacggagaaaaaaacCCCAAGATATCTCGACTTTCAAACTCTCCAGCTTGTCCCCAGTAGgctaactttttcttttcttttcttttcctccatgAAAGTCGAGATCTCGAgtttagtgtttgtccccagtacatgttttttcccccctccataTCACCTCCAGGGCTCTGTAAACTTCTGcttatggggaaaaaaagatcaaatgaaTAACATTGTATAATTATATGTTTTGAGCCACAGTCTCTTTGTCCTTTATTTTCCAcaagtattttacttttttgtaaatGAGATAACTTTACAGaaatcaaattattattattattattattattattattattattaaagagtttttattcaaagtcaaagaTGTAGGCCTCAGTGGAGGACTTCTGTTGTGAGGTCCTGAGATGTTTAGAAGTGGATAGTAGCGAACTTTAAAAGGCATGGCAACAAAATTACGCTCAAAAGAACTAAATGAGAAGAATaagattattttaaaataaaataaataacgtTGAACTTCCATGTGGCTGtcctctctttccctgtgttattgtttgtgtgtttacctcTTCATTTGTTGTGGTATTGCTCTAACCCCGATTCACCCCTTTATGCTGGGGGGTGTTGCCATTTTTAACATATGCGTGAGCCTCCCTCATCCCTGCAAGTCTATCTGTGAGAGGACTGCATCCCAAAAGCTTCCAAATGGCCTCCATTCCTCTCTCTCCCAATTGAAACCTCCTTATTCACCCTGAAAAGCATTTCTGCCCTTTTTGATATTGAAATTAataatcagaaaacagaggagagggggagaaaggAAGCCATGTCAGATTGTTGGAACAGAATGTGTCAGCACATGGTGTCAATAATGTTCTGCTTTGATTTGACCCCTGACCCTCTAACACTGACCCCTCTTGCCTGACCTCCATCGGACTCCCAACACAGTGAAGTGACCCAAGAAGTAATCAATCAGACTCAGTAAGACCAAGGTACACAAGTTCcaattgctttaaaaatgagCTGAGCTGGGTTGCAAACTGTGTTTGCAGATGCCTTCTAACTctcaaaaaaacatcacaaaagcacCTTAGAATTTAGCACTTCTTCAAGTTGAGTGCTACCATATATGATAATGTACGCTTTTGGGGGCAacaacaagtgttttttttcttgtttattgaTAATAGCATCCCTTTtgaactgaagtctctttcttgAAATTCCTATGACATATTTATATTCAACACAAACTTCAGACAGACTTTACAGATTGCTatgaattttacattttgggaatAGAAATTTTCTTTCTTGTGGAGCGTTAATACCACATTCATATCTGTgcgctaaatatgaagctacagccagcagctggttggCTTAGCTTATTATAAACTGGAaactggctgtagcttcacCTTTAGCGCACAGACATgggagtggtatcaatcttcacATCTAACCCGAGACAAGAAATTAataaactattcttttaaagaTTTAGTGTTTAACTATTTGATGTTAATaaacatccgttacattcaagccattgccagaTGAACtgttacaaagctaattaagaccagCTCCGCACAACTCTTTGTATCTCTCAGTATGgttatgttcagaagattgcgTCGCCCGGCGACTTTCCCGCGCAGTAACTTGAGTAAAGataattacttttttctgaTAAGTCCATCATATTGTTTTAAtcttccgtgtcctccttggttactagcaactgcgtaGAGGAAAGGAGGGATCACATAAGGCTTGTGTCAAGTGGACGCCAGTCTTGTTGTCATCACTTTCTCATTAATTTCTCCTAAATTCCATATAATTCccacagaaactacgcactatagctttaacttcCTTTATCTCATTTGCGAGTTACAGCCGacagaaagtgaataagcacATTTCCCAATAAATGGATGGGTTCCTTTAAGGAACTTTACCTTCTAGCTAGATAGCTACTAGGTATAATGCACCAGGTTCATCACCAGCTAGCTACCTTTGGTGTATTAATTTATCTTAAATGTCCATGACAAAATACTACATGCGCCTCCATTTCTCATCTTGAGTGTGACATCACATCAGAAACGCTGCGGTGCTGTAGCGATAACATGCATTACACTAGCTATTGAAGGACGTGTTTAAGGATTGATTGCATAAACAGAACGGTCTCCTGTGTCTTACAGTATGTCACGTGTACACACACTATGTTTCTCCACACAAAAGGACTAATGATCCATCACAGTGTTCACAAAACACACCTGACACTTATGGCCTCAGATAAGGGCTCAAACCTCTTCACAGTAGCATCACCGCAGCACTAAACAATGTTCTTCTGATCCTCTTCGCTTTCAGTGGGATTTTTATCCCCACAGGAGGACCCGACTCTCAGGTCACACGGAGTCCAGTCTCCAACAGTTTGGTCTTCAACTGGATGTCAGACAGCCAATTCTGCAGTTCTGTATGCAACATCCCTTTGTAGGAACTCTCCGGAGTAAAAAACTGACCTTGTATCTGGACAAGAGTGCATTCCTGAAGAAGAGCAAATTTATCCAGCTTAATATGAATTGCTCTCAAAGGGACACTTGCAAGTGCACCTTCAGTTTATGTAGTGCTCTTAGGAGAGGGCATAAAACCATCTAGCTTTAGATGAATTACTAAAGTGTGAtaaaaatctgtttattttaaccctgCAATCATTCAATGATGAATCTCATTTACGCACAGTGGTGCAGTAAAGCTTGCCATAAGGTAGGGTTTCTATTCGCTGTCTTTACTGAAAACAAGGAAACATAAAGAACCTGTTGAGTTATTTTTTTGGCCTGTTTTAGGGTTGAAGGCACCAGGCAACATTTCAAACTGGATGACTCACAGAGGGACCGTCATTCAATCTcacatgtttatttttcaattgaaATAGCAGTTATTTTTGTTAGTGTGCTGCAGAGGCAAGGCTATTTgtactttgggctttttctccAAACAACACCTTGAGCAGATGAGCATACTCCACACATGCATGTGTCGTGAGTAATCAGAACAATGATAAAATGTCCAATATTGAAAGCACCTCATGACACTATATCAATTGAGTACAAACCCGGCACTAGGTTGCCACCTGCGGGTAAAGACAGAATATTGGTTCTCAGTGAAACAAAGTAAACTGCGTTGTTTGCCAATGTACTGAAATCTGGAGAAAAGGgtaaacaggaaacatttggCCGCAACATAGTTACATAACAGGTAAGCAATACAAGACTGTAAGGAATAACTTAAGGAGCATTTAAAGGACAAATTACAATTTTCAAAGCACAATTTACCCCATAGTAAATTATACTAATGTGAGGCGGATTCCATATTGCATCAAAACGTAACCTAATTTTCCAAATTGCAGGCATTTTGTTTTCAGcgagctgctgctgcaggctaATTTAAACAGATGAGTCATGTTAATTCAACAAACAGCTGGCTGTTTAATGGACTTCTTAAGTGATGAGCATCATGTATATTAAAGCTGCAACTTTGTTTACAGCATTGCTGGCAAACGCTTGGCTTGTTGTCACACAGCCAAAACCTTAGGATGTTGTTAAAAGCAAGATTGTTTTGAAGAAATAACTCACCGTCCAGTTCCCTTCTGCCAACTGAGCTGGTTCTATGTTAGAGGTTTTAATTTGTTACAGTAGTATGTTGGATTtaacgttttgttttttcattgctCACCATACCCACTACTACCTCTGCCTTCACTCACACCCTCAACTACATCGCCCACGTCTCCTTCCCCTCCCCNNNNNNNNNNCCTCATCCACCCACCTACCCAGACTCAGACAGCCTCTCCAGCCCCACCCGCCACAGCCTGTCAGACGGGTCCGAGGATCAGCTGGACCGCCTCCAGCAAGTAGAGCTGGCTAGGATGACGCCCATGTCTCAGTGGCGGGCAGGCACTGTGCAGGCCTGGCTGGAGGTTGTCATGGCGATGCCCATGTACATCCGCACCTGCTCAGAAAATGTCAAGAGTGGAAAGGTAGGATTAAACCACTGTCATGATGCAGGTGGtctcactttgcattttaaatgttaCATTAATTACTGTGCACAAATGTGTAAATGACCAACCTGTCATATTTCAATCCTCCTTCGTTTGTTTAAAGGACACTTTGTTGCTTTGGTTGCAGTAAACTGTATCACATTTTGCAGGTTTTACTTGGGCTAACAGACGAAGACCTGGAACTGGGTTTAGGTGTCAGCAGTTTAATGCATCGCCGGAAACTGCGTCTGGCCATTGAGGATTACAGAGATGCTGAGAACGGTAGAGGGTGAGGAAGGGAAACAGAGTATTCTTGTAAAGACTTGTCACCTACATTATGTGGTAATGTAAGAGGGCCCTCTGATGGTGATTTATagtaacaacatttttaaattgcgGGTTGGGATCACCTTTTTTCCGTCGTAATATTGACTTTTAATAGAGAGATAAATGTTGAGACATAAAGCTCCAATAAATGCAACTGCTTCACTGTTTACAGATCAGTGATATGGAGGTCACTTAAACTGTACACTATGTGTCTGTTAGCACAGCAATAGGATGGTGATCCATCCAGAGCTTTCCCCTGCCTATATGAACAGCAATATTAACTACCTGTGAATTCAccaaaatcacaaaaaagtatatactgtgtgtgtatatatgtaaatattttctcACTTACAATATATATGTACACCATGCAGCTGTAGTTTGGGTTTTGAGTTCTACAGCCTCTAAACATTGAAGaaatgacatttgaaaaaaatctaaagcaTTGTGCCTTTCCAAAATCAGTGTCCCTAATACTCTGGAGTTTGGATAGTCAAAATTCACATCATAATTTTCATAAACCcagtttaaaatcttcagtttgttttgtctgatcaaAAGTCCAAAACTAACTAGATTATAATTGTACTGTCACAAAATTTTCATCAGATGATAGTGTTGGTGAAATAACATTTCACTGGAGATGTACCTTGTATGAGTTCAAATTGAGTTATTGATTCATTGAAAACTTACCACTAAAGTCATTATAATTCGTCCTAAAAGTGACGTGAACATCTGATCAAATTTGAAACAATTCATTCTGAATCTAAATGTTATTGTGATGTTTGAGTTAAGGTCAGGGAATCCCAGTGTCAGTAGGAATAATCTTCTGAACCATAAATGTATGTACAAAATTCCATGGCAAGCCATCCATTAGCTGTTTGGAAAAGGCTGGACCAACCAATATGTAACACTGGTACATTTTCATGGCTAGATAACACGAAGACTGAGtaagaaaatgtcttttttgtggTTTAGGTGAAAAGAGCCTTTAACAACGTGTCTGTGTGCAGGCTGTCCAAGGCTGCAGATATGGACCACCACTGGGTGGCCAAGGCCTGGTTAAGCGACGTGGGCTTGCCTCAGTACTCGCAGGCCTTTCACAACCACTTGATAGACGGGCGCCTGCTGAACTCCCTGACACGACGGGACCTTGAACGTTACCTAAACATCACCAAGAAGTTCCACCAGGTCAGCTTGTTGCTGGGCATCGAACTGCTGCACTTACTCAATTTCGACAAGGAGGTGAGTGGGATTCTTCAACATGTTCAGAGGCAGAGGACGGCAGTGAATACATTTGGATATAACAGAACAGTTTAGTAAAAGGTGTTTGTTAAAATGCTTTCCAGGCACTGCAGGCTCGCCGGATACAGTGTGAGCACCAGAACGTGGATCCGTTGGTGTGGACCTCTCATCGGGTCATGAAATGGATCAAAGATATTGACCTGAAGGtggggacagagagaaagagaatgcAACTTTAAGAAATGTAAAACAGTCAGTTTACAGGTCTTACTTTTGTGCAAACGATATGTTATCCTTTTTTAAACTCACATCTTAAAACAAAACCTGAAGCTACAGTCATTGCAACAAGGCTACTATtttgattaaatattaataatcaaGAGATATTAATGTATTTGGCATTATAAGAACACTATCAGGTGATATTGTAGATGATCGAGGCTCTTGTGTTTACTCAGCGCTCCCTATCTCCACAGAGTGATAGAAGGCCTTTGTTATTGCGTTTGTAAGCTGCTAGTTCATTACAAAGCCTTTCAGATTTTTGCCTCAATGGTTATGCTGCAATAAGAATACATCCCAAGTCAACATTGTCTACTGTTCGACTGGCATGAGACAACATGTTTCCATTATGAGGCATGACCACATCCAGGGTGTTTAGAGATAAGGCTGTCTAGACTGACATCCTGTTAATATCCTCGGAGTGTGACTTTATTTTGATCAGCAAATTaatcaatgttatttttcttaGAGCATATTTAACATCATTAATGAGAGGCTGTTAATATCAGTGCTTTTTCCTTTAACCAGCAACAGGCACAGTATTAAATGAGTgaattttacatttgattttatgaatgaaaattaTTCACTCCTAAACCGTCTTTCCACCCTCATGTCCAGGAGTTTGCTGAAAGTCTTTCAAGCAGTGGAGTTCATGGCGCTGTCATGGTTCTTGACCCAACTTTTAACACTGACGCCATGGCAAC from Etheostoma spectabile isolate EspeVRDwgs_2016 chromosome 7, UIUC_Espe_1.0, whole genome shotgun sequence includes the following:
- the LOC116692405 gene encoding kazrin-A, with product MTPMSQWRAGTVQAWLEVVMAMPMYIRTCSENVKSGKVLLGLTDEDLELGLGVSSLMHRRKLRLAIEDYRDAENGRGLSKAADMDHHWVAKAWLSDVGLPQYSQAFHNHLIDGRLLNSLTRRDLERYLNITKKFHQVSLLLGIELLHLLNFDKEALQARRIQCEHQNVDPLVWTSHRVMKWIKDIDLKEFAESLSSSGVHGAVMVLDPTFNTDAMATALGIPSNKHMVRRHLVEEMKNLIGPARTDAKQEYEHLNLGTPPTPLRQNSLGRPPSSASRHTDDEGSLRRRAVKPPTGFSPKARNGRDLSCHSSYGSLPREGRDQTPPRAEGSPIHGYTSIEVTNV